In Mobula hypostoma chromosome 12, sMobHyp1.1, whole genome shotgun sequence, one DNA window encodes the following:
- the LOC134354533 gene encoding uncharacterized protein LOC134354533 — MRNDFEEGDRSPKQCNVKLRENRAFTDITKAIPKFSSAAGKKPPEDHNSWATQEPNEEKTQPTSGNSCPWSGQAGVQDEAPSEYFVDSMPSTDCESNANKKLPPSSRSDSIKSPVLKEDDDFESTSSCSLPGNTWEMPSPMANEDLLDKKLNYLVSIDKLKSTTDKEFQKGDLPTQKDFINEYCSETPSQALLQYNHDCDTSSQSSDSCCSCAEQSAYCALNNISLQDNCDTLVFIPRRPTASNLQQECAVQGSSTEDSHVKEQKLVLPRHTKSGAVIYRLSDPAAEFKD; from the exons ATGCGAAATGACTTTGAAGAAGGCGATAGAAGTCCAAAACAATGTAATGTGAAGTTGAGAGAAAATCGTGCCTTTACTGATATCACAAAAGCTATCCCCAAATTTTCGTCAG CTGCTGGAAAGAAACCCCCAGAAGACCATAACTCATGGGCGACCCAAGAACCAAACGAAGAGAAGACTCAGCCAACATCTGGAAACAGCTGTCCATGGAGTGGCCAAGCTGGTGTTCAGGATGAGGCCCCAAGTGAATATTTTGTTGACAGCATGCCATCAACTGACTGTGAAAGCAATGCAAATAAAAAATTACCACCCAGTTCCCGATCTGATTCAATAAAATCTCCAGTTTTAAAAGAAGATGACGATTTTGAAAGCACCAGTAGCTGCAGTTTGCCTGGCAATACATGGGAGATGCCAAGCCCAATGGCAAATGAGGACTTACTCGACAAAAAGCTTAATTATTTAGTGAGCATTGATAAACTGAAATCTACAACAGATAAAGAATTCCAAAAAGGTGACCTTCCTACACAGAAGGACTTCATAAATGAATACTGCTCAGAAACTCCTTCGCAAGCCCTTCTGCAGTACAACCACGattgtgatacaagtagtcagtCTTCGGATAGTTGTTGTTCATGTGCTGAACAATCAGCATATTGTGCTCTAAATAACATTTCTTTACAAGACAACTGTGATACCCTTGTTTTCATTCCAAGGAGACCAACAGCCAGTAATCTACAACAAGAGTGCGCAGTACAGGGTTCCAGCACTGAAGATTCACATGTAAAGGAGCAAAAACTAGTCCTCCCTCGGCATACCAAGAGTGGTGCAGTCATTTATCGACTTAGTGATCCTGCAGCTGAATTCAAAGACTAG